In the Pedobacter cryoconitis genome, AGCAGCATTTGGTTTGCCGCTGATTGAACTGATTGACTTCAAGATGAATAAGCCTCAGGCTTTAATTCTATGCCCTACCCGGGAGCTTTGCTTGCAAATTGCCAGCGACATCAAAAATTACTCAAAAAACACGCCTGGTGCTAGTGTTGTTGCCGTTTACGGTGGCGCGAACATTGTGCAGCAATTGCGTGAAATTAGAAACGGTGTACAAGTAGTTGTAGCTACACCGGGTCGTATGTTAGACATTATCGGTCGTAAGGCTATAGATTTCAGTAGTGTGAAATATGTAGTTCTTGATGAGGCTGACGAAATGCTGAACATGGGCTTCCAGGAAGACATTAATGATATCTTGTCTACTACACCTGACGACAAAAAAACCTGGTTGTTTTCAGCTACTATGCCTCCTGAGGTTAGAAGAATAGCTAAAAACTACATGGACAACCCTACTGAGTTGACTATGGGGACCAAAAACACTGGTAACGTAAATATTGAGCATGAGTACTATGTAGTACGTGCCAGAGATAAATATGCTGCCTTAAAACGTATTGTAGATTTCAACCCTGAAATTTTCGCAGTAGTTTTCTGTAAAACCAAAATGGATACACAGGATGTTGCTGAGAACCTGATTAAGGATGGTTACAATGCTGATGCTTTGCATGGTGACTTATCACAACAACAACGTGATAAAGTTATGCAACGCTTCCGTGACCGTAACATGCAGTTATTAATTGCTACAGATGTTGCAGCACGTGGTATCGATGTAAATAACGTAACTCACGTTGTTAACTATTCATTACCTGATGAAATTGAAAGTTATACCCACAGAAGTGGTCGTACAGGAAGAGCTGGTAAATCTGGTATTTCTATCTGTATCATCAACTCTAAGGAAACTGGAAAAATCCGTCAGATTGAAAGAATCATCGGTAAAGCATTTACTAAAGCTGAATTACCTACAGGATTTGATGTTTGCGAAAAACAACTTTTCTCATTGGTTCACAAAGTTCACAACGTTGAAGTAAATGAAGCACAAATTGAGCAGTACATTCCAAGAATCATGGATGAATTTGCTGAATTAAGCAAAGAAGAAGTGATCAAACGTTTTGCATCTTTAGAGTTTAACCGCTTTTTAGAGTATTACAAAAATGCACCTGATTTAAATGCAGCTGCTACTGATGAGCGTGGTGAACGTTCTGAGCGTGGTGCAAGAGGTGCTAGAAACAGTGATTTTACCCGTTTGTTTATCAACGTAGGTTCGGTAGATGAATTTACAAGAGGTGATTTATTATCTTTTGTTTGTAACAATGGTAAAATCAGTGGAAAAAACATTGGTAAAATTGACCTTAAAGGTGTGTATTCATTCTTTGAAGTTGAAAATGCTATTGTTGATTCATTGTTCGCAAATTTCAAAGACATCCAGTTCAATAACAGAAGTGTTAGAATTGAAAAATCTGGCGACGCTCCTGAAGGTGGCGAAAGAAGATCTGGTGGTGGAGAAAGAAGAAGCTATAGCGGTGGTGGCGACAGAAGAAGTTCTGGCGGCGGAGAAAGAAAAAGCTATGGTGGTGGTGAAAGAAAGAGTTATGGCGGTGGCGGTGGCGAAAGAAAAAGCTACGGTGGCGGTAATTCTGGTGGAAGCGGAAGACGTGAAGGTGGAAGCAGTGCTGGAGGTTTCAGAGATTTCTCTGGTAAACCACGCGAAGGTGGAAGCGGAACGGGCGAAAGAAGACGCAGATCTTAATCACAACCCAAATATAAAATTTAGCAGCCCGATTTATCGGGCTGTTTTTTTTTGCGGGGTTTTTCTGGGGGAAATAAAAAAAGCTTTGCTACATGCCGACGGCGCTACTTGCCTGAAGGGGCAAGATAACGCCGTCGGCACGTTAGCATAGACTTTTCTTTATTTCTCACCGGCTACTAGTCAGCCCAAATAAATAACCCCGCTATTCGCAAGAATAGCGGGGTTATTTATTTGGGCTGACTAGTAGCCGAGGCCTTTGTCGTTACCTCTTGGGTCTGCTCCTGTTTCCAAGGTTCCGTCTGATTTAATCAGGATGGCGTCAACACGTCCCATTGGTTCACGTTCTGTGATTTTATAGCCTTTGTATTCTAATTTAATTCTTGTAGCATCATCGATAGCACCTTTTTCCACGAAAACTTCATCTGGCAACCATTGATGGTGAAATCTTGGAGCTGCAACTGCCTGCTGCATGTTTTGCCCGAATGCCAATACATTTAGGATCGTTTGGAAAACTGAAGTGATGATGGTTGATCCGCCGGGTGTACCGACTACCATTCTTAATTTCCCATCTTCTTCAATAATGGTAGGCGTCATTGAGCTCAGCATTCTTTTGCCGGGAACAATAGAATTTGCTTCTCCACCAACTAAACCGTACATGTTTGGAGTACCTGGTTTAACGGAGAAGTCATCCATTTCATTGTTCATGATGAAGCCTCCACCATCCACAATAACAAGCGAGCCATAAGATCCGTTTAAGGTCGTTGTAGCTGATACCGCATTACCTTCATTGTCTACGATGGAATAATGGGTAGTTTGCTCGCTTTCTTTTAAAGGAAGGGTCCCGGGTTTAACCTCGGAACTTGGGGTAGCTTTGTTAAAGTTGATTCCCTTGGTTCTTGAATGGATGTAATTGGCACTTAAAAGGGCAGTCTGAGGGACTTTAAAGAAGTCCGGATCGCCTAAGTAAGTTGCACGGTCTGCATAGGCTCTGCGTTCTACTTCAATCATTAACTGAACTGTAGAATCTCTTTGAAAGCCCCATTTGCTTAAGGGGTAATCACTTACTTGTTTGAGCATTGTAATTAATGCAATACCACCACTGGATGGTGGAGGCATAGAGATTACTGTATAATTTTTGTATTTGCCTGAGACGGTTTTTCTCCATACGGACTGGTACTCTTTTAAGTCTTTTGTGGTGATTACTCCATTGGTGTTTTGCATTGAGGCTACAATTGCAGCTGCCACTGGTCCTTCATAAAAGCCTTTTCTGCCGTTATCTCTGATTAGTTTCAGTGTTTTTGCCAACTGTGGTTGCCTCAATAAGTCACCGGCTTTCCATAAATCATTTTTCACGAAGGCCACTGGTTTCTTGTTGTATTTTAAGAATCTTTCTTTATGACTGTTTAATTCTGAAGCTTGCTGCGCAGTGATCTGGAATCCATTCTGTGCCAGGTCTATGGCAGGCTGAATATCTTTTTTCCAGCTTAATTTACCGTATTTGTTATAGGCCTTTACCATTCCGTCAACAGTCCCGGGAATTCCTGAAGCTAAGGTACCATACAGGCTTTTATCTGTAATTGCGTTACCCTGAGCATCCAGGTACATATCTCTGGAAGCTTTTTCAGGGGCTTTTTCTCTATAATCCAACGCATCTGAATCTCCACCTTTACCCCTGTAAACCAGGAATCCTCCGCCACCAATATTTCCCGCATTCGGATAAACTACAGCCAAAGCGAATTGTACGGCTATTGCTGCGTCAATTGCATTTCCACCACGCTTAATAATCGCAACGCCGACTTTAGAGGCTTCGGGATGCGCTGTAACAACCGCAGCATGTTTGAATTGGTTTAATTCCTGCCCGCTTGCGTTTGCCGTCAGGGAAACTATGAGTCCCAGACAAAGAGGGGCCAGCAGCAGGTTTGATATTGATGTTTTTGATTTCATGGTTAGCATAAATTATAAAAAATCCTGCCGGTGGGCCTTTAGCCTGTTTAAACTGAAACAGGCTCTCCTGCAGGAAAACGTATTAAATTTAAAGAATTATATCGGAATTAAAAGTTAAGGGAGAGCCTGGTCAATACATATCTGCCCAGAAAACCGAATTGAGGAGCCTGGTTAGGGTATACTATACCTGAAGTTCCCTGAGTGCATTCAGTAAAGAATAGTTGATTGTTTAATGAATAGTTGATAAAAAAGAGACAAAAAAAATCCGGACCTGACGGTCCGGATTGAAGTTATTTTATAGTCTGACTTATTTGCCAGTTGGTTTGTCTTATTTGCCAGCTGGTTTATCTTTGATTTGTGAGGCTTTAAGATAAACTTTAGCTCCTTTTTTATTGATGTAATATTTACGGTTTTTTCCGTTGATATAAACATCTGAACCATCTGGTGCAATTTTACCTTTATAAGTTTTGTCGCCTACTTTTGAAACGCCTTTTACCGCTACTTCTGCTGTTTTATTACCAACCGATGAAGCTGTATGTTCGATTTTCTCCCCAACTGTTTTCTTTTTTTCCTGCGCCTGAGTAGAAAGAGAAATTGTACCCACCAATGCCAGGGTTAATAAACCCACTAGATATTTCTTGTTCATATGATATGATTATTTTAAGTTTTCCATTTGTAGTTAACTAGCTTCCCCTTTGGTCGCTGAAAAACACACAAGTATAATCCATATAACAATCTGATAATTATATTGTTTTAATTTAGTTGCTCGGTCAGTAAAGCCATTTCAATTTGCGGAGAATGACGCTCATAGAGTATCGCATATACTGCACGGCAGATTGGCATTTCAACTTTATATTTTTTGTTGACCACATGCATACAGCTTGCTGCATAATAGCCTTCAGCAATCATATTCATCTCCAATTGCGCAGATTTAACAGTATAGCCCTTCCCTATCATATTACCGAATGTCCGGTTACGGCTGAATTGAGAATAGGCAGTTACCAGCAGATCACCCAGGTAAGCAGACTCTTTGATATCACGGCTTATAGGATGTACAGCCTCTACAAACCGGTTGATCTCACGAATTGCATTAGAGATCAAAACAGCCTGAAAGTTATCACCGTAGCCTATTCCATGACAAATCCCACTGGCTACTGCATAAATATTTTTCAATACTGCAGCATATTCAGTACCGAAAATATCATCTGATATGTTGGTTTTGATATATCTTGTATTCAATAATTTAGAAAAGCTGCCGGCAGTTTCCAGGTTAATGGATGCTATAGTCAAATAAGATAATTTTTCCAATGCAACTTCTTCTGCATGACATGGCCCGCTGATCACCAGAATATCATCCAAAGGAACATTAAATTTATCATTCATAAACTCACCGATAATCTGGTTTTCATCAGGAACGATTCCTTTGATGGCTGAAACAATCTTTTTACCTGCCAGCATTTCCGGGGTAACCCCACTCAGCGATTCTTTAAGAAAAGCAGCCGGTACATTCAGAATGATATAATCTGCTTGTTTAATAATATGGCAGATATCATTAGAGATATTATCTTCTGGTATTCTAAGCTCAACAGAACTCAGGTATTTTGGATTGTGTTTGTACTGCTTCAGGTGTGCAATTGATGCGGTATCACGCAGCCACCAATAGATCTCTTTTTCGGTAAGATTATCTGAAAGCATTTTTATGACCGCAGTTGCCCAACTACCGCCACCAATCATTGCGACTCTTGGTATCATCATATATAAATAAAAAATCCCGGCTTAATGTTTTAAACCGGGACAAATTACTTAATTTATTGCGAACAGCCTGTCTTACTTCTTCTCAGATTTAGAAACTGACTGATCTTTAACATCTTTTTCTACTTTCATTCCGTCTTTCAATTTGTTCTGAACGGTTGAGTATGGCCCACTTACAATCTCAGTTCCTTCTTTCAATCCGCTTTTAACCTGGATATATTTATCGTCCTGGATACCAGTTGTCACCTCGACTTTTTTCACTTTACCATCAGCATAGGTATATACATATTGTTTAATGGCTTTGTCGTTCAGCTTACTTTTCTGTTTCCCGTCAGCAGGATCTTCCTCTTTGTCTTCTTTACCAACATCTTTTTTAAGGCCTTCTACAAAGACAGCCATGATAGGGACTGATAAACTTTTTACGGAAGAGCTTTCGATATCAACTGTCGCTGATAAACCTGGTCTGAATGGAGATGGAAGATCTTTTGCCCCACCTTTAATTCCTGTATAGGAATCTGCCGAGATACGGACTTTTACTACGAAATTAGTCACCTGATCAACTGTTGTTGTGGCTACGGCAATATCTTTAGAAGAACTGGCTATTTCAGTAACTACACCTTTAAACTTCTTATCATCAAAAGCATCAACCTGAATTGCTGCATTGTCACCCACATTTACCCGGTTAATATCATTTTCATTCACATCAACATTGACCTCCATTGTACTCAGGTTAGAGATTCTCATCAACTCTGTACCAGCAAACTGAGCCGTTCCCAATACCCTGTCCCCAAGTTCTACAGATAATTTAGAGATCACACCGTCAACTGGTGAAAATACAGTAGCTTTTGCCAGGTTGGCACTCGCTTCCTGAACTCCTGCGCCTGTTTGTGCCAGGTTATACTTCGCAGCAATCAAAGATTGCTTTGCACCGTCCAAATTCGTTTTACCCGTCACATAAGCCGCTTTAGCAGCATCAAATTCTGAAACTGAAATCACTTTCTTTTTGAACAATTCTACATTACGCTTGTAGATAGCTTCCTGATTGACAAAATTAGCCTCAGCTTGTTTGAGCTGCTGCGCTGCCGATCCTACAGAAGCTTTCTGTGCGCTAAAAGTTGCACTGGCTCTATCCAAGCCAGATTTCAATACGTCTGGTCTGATTCTAAACAAAAGCTGACCTTTTTTAACGATATCTCCTTCTTTAACACGCAATTCCACAACCTCACCTGATACCTCAGAACTTACTTTAACCTCTGTTTCCGGTTTAATTTTACCACTTGCAGTAACGGTTTCAATGATATTTCTGGTTTTCGCTTTTTCTATCGTAACTTTTTCAGCTTTATCACCGCCTATCAATCCGGTCAATTTACCGGCAATTAATAAGACAATAAGCGCTCCTACGGCGATGAGTATGTATTTTAGTTTCATTTCTATTTTATTTATGGTCTGAGCTTAAAAGGTTATCTGTTTGCCTAAGTAATAATCTATAACTTTTGATTTAAACAGTAAGTCGTATTTTGACTGGATAAAATCAACTTCTGCTTTATTTCTGTTTGTTCTTGAAGTATTGTAATCTAATGAATTTACCAAACCTACTGCATAACGTTGTTCAATTACGTTAAAAGCATCTTTTTGGGCATTAAAAGTATTTTCGTTTGACTTATATCTGCTGTCGGCAGCTCTTAAATCGGCCACTGCCTGAGCAATCACCTTATTCAAATTGTTCTTGGCAAGCTGCTCACTGATTTTACTCGTTTCGTAAGAGATCTTTGCTCTTTTCACATTTGATCTCACGGTATAGCCATTGAAGATTGGAATAGAAAGTGAAAAGCCAACATTCTGATAAAAGTTATTGCTGATCTGGTCATTTAAATGTGAATCGGCAGGAAATCCTACTGTTTTTGTACCCAGTGTGTAAGAATATCTTGATCCAAGGCCAGCACCTACTGCAAGTTTAGGATAATAAGATCCTTTAGCCACATCGACTGCTTTTTCAGCAGCTCTTCTGTTTAATTCTGCCAGTTTAATATCCGGAAAAAATGACAATGAAGTATTGTAAACATCATTCACGTCATAGATTTTTTGCGCTTCTGCGATATCTTTAATCGTTGGCTTAACTACGGTATAATTCTGAGAGTCAGGGCGCATTTCCATTAACTGAGAAAGTGTCAGGTATGAAATAGTTAACTGGTTTTGCGCATTGGTTACATTCAGTTCGGCTGTGGCTGTCTGTGCCTTTGCCTGTGAAATATCTGCCAGCGTTTTATTTCCGGCTTCCAGCAAAGATTGCTCGCGTCTTTGTGTTTCTTGTGCAACCAGCAGTTGTTCTTTGGAAGCTTTTAATAAATCAGTGTTAAATACTACTTGAAAATAAGAAGTTACCACTTGTAAAACAAGATCATTCTTAATTTTGTCCAGGTTACTGTTTCCTGCTTCCAGTAAGATTTTGTTCTGACGGATCTGATTAACCTTACTAAAACCGGCAAATACATCTACCTGCGCACTCAGGCTTCCGTCTCCGGAATAGAAATTCTGTGTAATTAACTGATTCGTTGCAGGGTTCAGACTTCTACCGTAATTCAGCGTATTGTTTATGGCGCCGTTCAAACTTGGATAAAGCGCTGCTTTTGACTGTTCCAGATTTACAGCTGCAGTAGACACATTTAATGATGATTGTTTAATATTCAGGTTATTCTCCAGCATACGATCAATCGCATCCTGAATGGTTAGCGTCTCCTGTGCGTGCAGGTTAGCAGACATACCTATCGTCACCAAACTAAAAGTAACAGCGAAGGTTAATTTTGACAGCATATTTTTAGTAAACATTTTCATTGGTTTTGTATTTTTCTTAAATAAACAACTTATCGATTTTATCAATTTCTTTACAACCATTTGTAATTTCTTACATTTGATCAATGTATCTGGTTAAATCACCTCTTTTATTAAAATGGTATTATCCATCCTTAGTCTGGAACAAAAGCCGGTCTGACAAAGTCGTTTATTTAACCTTTGACGACGGACCTATACCTGTTGTTACAGACTTTGTTTTAAATACTTTAAAAAGCTTCAATTGCAAGGCTACTTTCTTCTGTATTGGTGACAATATAAACAAACATGCCCAAATTTTTGAACAAGTTAAAAGCGAAGGCCATGCGATAGGAAATCACACCTTTAACCACTTAAAAGGCTGGAAAACTGAGGATAACATTTATATTCAGAATTTCGAATCCTGTCAGCAGCTCACCAATACGCATTTGTTTCGTCCGCCTTACGGGAGAATAAAAAAATCTCAGATCAAAGCATTGCGCAAAATTAACCCACAGCTTAATATCATTATGTGGGATGTACTGAGCGGAGACTTTGATGTGAATCTTTCTCCTGAAAAATGTTATGAAAACGTGATCAAAAACACGACGAACGGCTCTATAATCGTATTCCATGACAGCCTGAAAGCATTTGACAGGTTAAAGGTTGCTTTACCGGCCACCTTAAAATTTTTAACCGCTCAAGGTTATAAGTTCCATACGCTTTAATTTTCCTTAGGCTTTACGAAGTTCAGGCCAAAAGCGGAAAAGGGTTAAAAAGACATTCAAACAGCTATTTGAAACTTAGCTGTTCCTATTGTTGTCCATAAATGAACATTATCGTCCGTTAATGGACAGCCTTCAGCGAATGGAGCCAGAGGGAGAAGCATTCATTTTATTTAGAACATGTATAAATAATATAATGAACTTACATAGGTTAGCCTCAGCCTGTTTTTTTTTGTAAATTCGCTACAAATAATTTAAATTATATTACCTTTTAACACATATTATCAATGGCTTTTGATATAGAAATGATCAAAAAGGTGTATGCAAACTTTGGTCCCCGAGTTGAGGCGGCCCGTAAATTAGTAGGCAGACCTTTAACACTCTCAGAAAAAATCTTATATACTCACCTTTGGGATGAAAAAACAAATACTTCTTACGTAAGGGGTACTGATTATGTAGATTTTGCTCCTGACCGTGTAGCTATGCAGGATGCAACTGCCCAAATGGCATTATTGCAGTTTATGCAGGCTGGCAGACCGAAAGTTGCTGTGCCTTCAACGGTACACTGTGATCACTTGATCACTGCAAAATTTGGCGCAGAGCAGGATCTTCCTGCTGCAAATACAGAAAGTAAGGAAGTTTTTGATTTTCTTGCTTCGGTATCCAATAAATATGGTATCGGTTTCTGGAAACCAGGTGCAGGTATTATTCACCAGGTTGTATTGGAAAATTATGCATTTCCAGGTGGAATGATGATCGGAACAGATTCACATACTGTGAATGCTGGCGGTTTAGGTATGGTTGCAATTGGTGTTGGTGGTGCTGATGCTTGTGATGTAATGGCAGGCTTACCATGGGAGCTTAAGTTCCCTAAATTAATTGGTGTAAAGTTAACCGGTAAATTAAGCGGCTGGTCTTCACCTAAAGATGTAATCTTAAAAGTGGCTGGTATCCTGACTGTAAAAGGTGGTACTGGTGCTATTGTTGAATATTTTGGCGAAGGTGCAACGAATATGAGCTGTACTGGTAAAGGTACCATTTGTAATATGGGTGCTGAAATCGGTGCAACGACTTCAACTTTCGGTTATGATGAGAGCATGGAACGTTATTTACGTGCAACCAACAGAGCTGATGTTGCTGATGCTGCCAACGCTGTGAAAGAACACTTAACTGGTGATGCTGAAGTTTATGCTGATCCTGCTAAATATTTTGACCAGGTAATTGAAATTGACTTATCTACACTTGAACCTTATCTGAACGGTCCGTTTACTCCGGATTTAGCGACTCCTATTTCAAAAATGAAAGAGGTTGCTTTAGCTAACGGATGGCCGATGAAAATTGACGTAGGTTTGATCGGATCTTGTACAAACTCTTCTTACGAAGATATTTCAAGAGCGGTAAGTGTAGCAAGACAAGTTGCGGAAAAAGGCTTAACAGCTAAATCTGAATATTGTATTAACCCTGGATCTGAACAAATCCGTTTCACGATACAACGTGATGGATTTATGGAAGTATTCAAACAAATAGGTGCTAAAGTATTTACAAATGCTTGCGGGCCTTGTATTGGAATGTGGGACAGAGTAGGTTCGGAGAAACAAGAGAAAAACACAATCGTTCACTCTTTCAACCGTAACTTCGCTAAACGTGCGGATGGTAACCCGAATACTTTTGCTTTTGTTGGTTCTCCGGAATTGGTAACTGCTTTAGCTATTGCTGGTGACTTAAGCTTCAACCCATTGACAGATACTTTAACCAATGCAAATGGTGAGCAGGTAAAACTGGATGAGCCTACTGGATTTGAATTGCCTCCAAGAGGTTTTGCTGTTGATGACGCAGGTTATCAGGAACCAGCAGCTGATGGAAGCGGTGTTCAGATTTTAGTTTCGCCAACTTCTCACAGGTTGCAATTGCTTGATCCTTTTACTCCATGGGAAGGTAAAGACCTTACAGGTTTAAGATTACTGATCAAAGCGAAAGGAAAATGTACAACTGACCATATTTCTATGGCTGGCCCATGGTTAAAATTCCGTGGTCACCTGGACAATATCTCTAATAACATGCTGATCGGTGCAGTAAATTATTTCAATGATAAAACTGATACCGTTAAAAACTTGTTAACTGGTGAATATGGTCCTGTTCCTGCAACACAACGTGCTTATAAAGCAGATCATATCGGAACTATTGTAGTTGGAGATGAAAACTACGGTGAAGGTTCTTCACGTGAGCATGCGGCCATGGAGCCTCGTCACCTTGGTGTTCGTGCTGTATTGGTTAAATCTTTTGCACGTATCCATGAAACTAACTTGAAAAAACAAGGAATGTTAGGTTTAACATTCGCGAACAAGGAAGATTATGATTTGATCCGTGAGGATGACGTAATTGATATTGTAGGTTTAACAACTTTCACTCCTGATGTACCTTTAACCATTGTGTTAAACCATGCAGATGGCACGAAAGAAGACTTCAAAGTTAACCATAGTTATAATGCGCAGCAGATTGACTGGTTCAAAGCTGGTGGTGCGTTGAATATTATTCGTAAGCAAGTAGCTCAATAATACACTATAACATTATAAAAAAAACCTCCCGTCTTATGGCGGGAGGTTTTTTTTATAATGTTATTTTCCCAGAAATTCCTGCCACCAGTACCCTGATGATTTGATAGTCCTTTGCTGTGTTTTAAAATCATTATGGACTAAACCGAACCTGGCATTAAAGCCCTCTGCCCATTCAAAGTTATCGAGCAGTGTCCAGGCCATATAACCAGTAATGTTGATGCCTTCCTTTTTAGCGCGCAGAACAGCCAGCAGATATAGCCTGAAGTATTCAATTCTTTCGGTGTCATCTATTGCACCTCCTGTTAGCTTATCATTGAAGGCAGCTCCATTTTCTGTAATGACCAGGTTTTTGACCGAAGGATAAGAAGCAAACTGTTTGATTATATTATAAAAGCTATCTCCGTTAATTTCCCAGCCCATGGCGGTATGTGGCTTCTTCCTGTTTTTAGCTTTCACTTCCCACGCTTGTACAACCGGTATAAACGCGTTGTATTTAATCGTCAGCGGAAAATAGTTTTGTAATCCAATAAAATCAAAATCAAATGTCAGACGTTCAGTATGCCGCCAGGTAGAATGTGAAATTGCAAATTTTTCCATGACCTCCCAATCTTGTCCTGGATACCCCATTCCTAATGCAGGCTCTATAAATAACCGGTTCATCAGGCAATCTACCCTGGAGGCTGCCAGAATATCGGCATCACTTTGTGTATAAGGAATGATTTCTGAACAGGAATAGGTAGTTCCGATATTTGCACCGGACACTTCTGCCCTTAAGATCCGTCCTCCATCTGCCTGTGCAATTGCAGTATGATGTACGGCAGAGAAAAAGTTAGTCAACCCTGTTTTTCCTGGTGCATGTACCCCGAGCATATATCCCAAAGAAGTAAAGCCAAAAGGTTCATTTAATACAATCCAGTTTTTCACTTTATCTCCATAAGTTCGTGCACAAAGTGTAACAAAAGCATTAAATGCCGTATTAATGCTAAATGCGGTCCATCCGCCTTCTTCTTCTAAAGCTTCGGGCAGATCCCAGTGGTAAAGTGTGATGTAAGGAGTGATGCCTTGTTCCAGACATTCATC is a window encoding:
- a CDS encoding DEAD/DEAH box helicase, which translates into the protein MINPFKLLGISDDVVNAVKDLGFENPTPIQEQAIPVLLEGNNDFVGLAQTGTGKTAAFGLPLIELIDFKMNKPQALILCPTRELCLQIASDIKNYSKNTPGASVVAVYGGANIVQQLREIRNGVQVVVATPGRMLDIIGRKAIDFSSVKYVVLDEADEMLNMGFQEDINDILSTTPDDKKTWLFSATMPPEVRRIAKNYMDNPTELTMGTKNTGNVNIEHEYYVVRARDKYAALKRIVDFNPEIFAVVFCKTKMDTQDVAENLIKDGYNADALHGDLSQQQRDKVMQRFRDRNMQLLIATDVAARGIDVNNVTHVVNYSLPDEIESYTHRSGRTGRAGKSGISICIINSKETGKIRQIERIIGKAFTKAELPTGFDVCEKQLFSLVHKVHNVEVNEAQIEQYIPRIMDEFAELSKEEVIKRFASLEFNRFLEYYKNAPDLNAAATDERGERSERGARGARNSDFTRLFINVGSVDEFTRGDLLSFVCNNGKISGKNIGKIDLKGVYSFFEVENAIVDSLFANFKDIQFNNRSVRIEKSGDAPEGGERRSGGGERRSYSGGGDRRSSGGGERKSYGGGERKSYGGGGGERKSYGGGNSGGSGRREGGSSAGGFRDFSGKPREGGSGTGERRRRS
- the ggt gene encoding gamma-glutamyltransferase; the protein is MKSKTSISNLLLAPLCLGLIVSLTANASGQELNQFKHAAVVTAHPEASKVGVAIIKRGGNAIDAAIAVQFALAVVYPNAGNIGGGGFLVYRGKGGDSDALDYREKAPEKASRDMYLDAQGNAITDKSLYGTLASGIPGTVDGMVKAYNKYGKLSWKKDIQPAIDLAQNGFQITAQQASELNSHKERFLKYNKKPVAFVKNDLWKAGDLLRQPQLAKTLKLIRDNGRKGFYEGPVAAAIVASMQNTNGVITTKDLKEYQSVWRKTVSGKYKNYTVISMPPPSSGGIALITMLKQVSDYPLSKWGFQRDSTVQLMIEVERRAYADRATYLGDPDFFKVPQTALLSANYIHSRTKGINFNKATPSSEVKPGTLPLKESEQTTHYSIVDNEGNAVSATTTLNGSYGSLVIVDGGGFIMNNEMDDFSVKPGTPNMYGLVGGEANSIVPGKRMLSSMTPTIIEEDGKLRMVVGTPGGSTIITSVFQTILNVLAFGQNMQQAVAAPRFHHQWLPDEVFVEKGAIDDATRIKLEYKGYKITEREPMGRVDAILIKSDGTLETGADPRGNDKGLGY
- a CDS encoding NAD(P)H-dependent glycerol-3-phosphate dehydrogenase, yielding MIPRVAMIGGGSWATAVIKMLSDNLTEKEIYWWLRDTASIAHLKQYKHNPKYLSSVELRIPEDNISNDICHIIKQADYIILNVPAAFLKESLSGVTPEMLAGKKIVSAIKGIVPDENQIIGEFMNDKFNVPLDDILVISGPCHAEEVALEKLSYLTIASINLETAGSFSKLLNTRYIKTNISDDIFGTEYAAVLKNIYAVASGICHGIGYGDNFQAVLISNAIREINRFVEAVHPISRDIKESAYLGDLLVTAYSQFSRNRTFGNMIGKGYTVKSAQLEMNMIAEGYYAASCMHVVNKKYKVEMPICRAVYAILYERHSPQIEMALLTEQLN
- a CDS encoding efflux RND transporter periplasmic adaptor subunit; its protein translation is MKLKYILIAVGALIVLLIAGKLTGLIGGDKAEKVTIEKAKTRNIIETVTASGKIKPETEVKVSSEVSGEVVELRVKEGDIVKKGQLLFRIRPDVLKSGLDRASATFSAQKASVGSAAQQLKQAEANFVNQEAIYKRNVELFKKKVISVSEFDAAKAAYVTGKTNLDGAKQSLIAAKYNLAQTGAGVQEASANLAKATVFSPVDGVISKLSVELGDRVLGTAQFAGTELMRISNLSTMEVNVDVNENDINRVNVGDNAAIQVDAFDDKKFKGVVTEIASSSKDIAVATTTVDQVTNFVVKVRISADSYTGIKGGAKDLPSPFRPGLSATVDIESSSVKSLSVPIMAVFVEGLKKDVGKEDKEEDPADGKQKSKLNDKAIKQYVYTYADGKVKKVEVTTGIQDDKYIQVKSGLKEGTEIVSGPYSTVQNKLKDGMKVEKDVKDQSVSKSEKK
- a CDS encoding TolC family protein; this encodes MFTKNMLSKLTFAVTFSLVTIGMSANLHAQETLTIQDAIDRMLENNLNIKQSSLNVSTAAVNLEQSKAALYPSLNGAINNTLNYGRSLNPATNQLITQNFYSGDGSLSAQVDVFAGFSKVNQIRQNKILLEAGNSNLDKIKNDLVLQVVTSYFQVVFNTDLLKASKEQLLVAQETQRREQSLLEAGNKTLADISQAKAQTATAELNVTNAQNQLTISYLTLSQLMEMRPDSQNYTVVKPTIKDIAEAQKIYDVNDVYNTSLSFFPDIKLAELNRRAAEKAVDVAKGSYYPKLAVGAGLGSRYSYTLGTKTVGFPADSHLNDQISNNFYQNVGFSLSIPIFNGYTVRSNVKRAKISYETSKISEQLAKNNLNKVIAQAVADLRAADSRYKSNENTFNAQKDAFNVIEQRYAVGLVNSLDYNTSRTNRNKAEVDFIQSKYDLLFKSKVIDYYLGKQITF
- a CDS encoding polysaccharide deacetylase family protein, translating into MYLVKSPLLLKWYYPSLVWNKSRSDKVVYLTFDDGPIPVVTDFVLNTLKSFNCKATFFCIGDNINKHAQIFEQVKSEGHAIGNHTFNHLKGWKTEDNIYIQNFESCQQLTNTHLFRPPYGRIKKSQIKALRKINPQLNIIMWDVLSGDFDVNLSPEKCYENVIKNTTNGSIIVFHDSLKAFDRLKVALPATLKFLTAQGYKFHTL